The Salinibacterium sp. M195 genome includes a window with the following:
- a CDS encoding MDR family oxidoreductase: MWRGIEVIKNESDRQAPAQVELSERLDDSILMDGDVTIDVEFSSLNYKDGIALTGKPGIVRAPRLIAGIDLVGVVAESTDDRFSAGQRVLVNGCGLSETHHGGYAERARVPGDWVVPVPAGISNQQAAAIGTAGFTAMLSVLAIERGGVSGEVLVTGAAGGVGSVAIALLSKLGYTVTASTGRESEHDYLRQLGATTIIDRAELSTEPKALMKQRWDGAVDAVGGITLASAIAATQYGGTVTACGNAQSSDLHTSVMPFILRGVSLVGINSVFTPRELRLEAWSRLERDLDLELLAGTTTVIGLSDTIAAGADILAGHIRGRTVIDVRA, translated from the coding sequence ATGTGGCGTGGAATCGAAGTAATCAAGAACGAGTCCGACCGTCAAGCTCCGGCGCAGGTCGAGCTTTCTGAGCGACTGGATGACAGCATCCTCATGGATGGCGATGTCACCATCGATGTCGAGTTCTCAAGCCTCAACTACAAAGACGGCATCGCACTCACGGGCAAACCTGGCATCGTTCGCGCCCCTCGTCTGATCGCCGGGATCGACCTTGTTGGCGTCGTCGCCGAGTCGACCGATGACCGCTTTAGTGCTGGTCAGCGGGTTCTGGTGAACGGTTGCGGCCTCAGCGAAACTCACCATGGTGGTTACGCTGAGCGTGCGCGCGTTCCGGGTGATTGGGTTGTTCCGGTGCCTGCCGGCATCAGCAACCAGCAGGCGGCTGCCATTGGCACCGCCGGCTTCACCGCAATGCTCTCGGTGCTCGCGATTGAGCGCGGCGGAGTCTCCGGCGAGGTGCTCGTCACGGGCGCTGCTGGCGGAGTGGGGTCTGTGGCGATCGCACTACTCAGCAAGCTCGGCTACACCGTTACGGCATCCACTGGTCGCGAGAGTGAACATGACTATCTGCGCCAGCTTGGCGCCACAACCATCATTGATCGTGCTGAGCTCAGCACCGAGCCCAAAGCCCTCATGAAGCAGCGCTGGGATGGCGCGGTTGACGCGGTTGGCGGCATCACGCTCGCCTCCGCGATCGCCGCTACCCAGTACGGTGGCACGGTGACCGCGTGCGGCAATGCGCAGTCCAGTGATCTTCATACCAGCGTGATGCCGTTCATCTTGCGCGGTGTGAGCCTGGTGGGCATCAACTCTGTGTTCACGCCACGCGAGCTGCGCCTCGAAGCGTGGAGTCGCCTTGAGCGCGATCTGGATCTCGAACTGCTAGCCGGAACCACGACCGTGATCGGGCTGAGCGACACCATCGCCGCCGGCGCAGACATCCTCGCTGGCCACATCAGGGGGCGCACCGTGATTGACGTACGCGCCTAG
- a CDS encoding DUF1304 domain-containing protein yields the protein MNNLFAILGSAFVFLAALVHIMIFFMESVLWHTPRVQQIFGVRSEDAPIIKPWAYNQGFYNAFLALGAGTGLVMMGSINLWPAGIALAMFAALSMVLAAIVLITSQRTMVRPAIIQGVPPLLGIIFLVLALNLG from the coding sequence ATGAACAACCTTTTCGCCATTCTCGGATCAGCTTTTGTCTTTCTTGCCGCGCTCGTACACATCATGATTTTCTTCATGGAGAGCGTACTGTGGCACACCCCGCGCGTGCAGCAGATCTTCGGGGTGCGAAGTGAGGATGCCCCGATCATCAAGCCGTGGGCCTACAACCAGGGCTTCTACAACGCCTTCCTCGCTCTCGGTGCCGGAACCGGTCTCGTCATGATGGGCTCAATCAACCTGTGGCCCGCTGGCATCGCTCTGGCGATGTTTGCCGCGCTCAGCATGGTGCTTGCTGCCATTGTGCTCATTACATCGCAGCGCACGATGGTGCGCCCGGCGATCATCCAGGGCGTTCCTCCCCTGCTCGGGATCATCTTCTTGGTTCTCGCGCTCAACCTCGGCTAA
- a CDS encoding DUF5979 domain-containing protein, translating to MTLPLPSSRRRSPRLTWSGLTRSLAALAITVLVAGSGLATAMPAQADELGSGVLSLSKTASATGAELPGATFVYTLGFGCSSTTTGCVDAVLSDEIPAPLEIVGSPLVAGVGSSTVTVTGNRVEVAFEDAVANTDPPSTGLADSTTGTVQITVKVPDDLGMSWDGTAVTNDGNLVAVNALPRTAQATVPLRVPTVIAASLSKNWTPAAAEYGPGNLSNVTLTVANSSNISASELTISEPASPASAASTFNFYDLNALGAVTFPEGADRIQVDALVGGVWMTGNAQTAATLPTGALPAAVEGLRFTFTATTGATIDPRGTSGTVQLSLAQRLVNRATPTEELAAGGSRVNVAGAAIVTPDGGADAPDATATQVVAPLTASVAVTKSFSPEEIPAGESTVATIAARNTSTGALTSLSISEPSTAGSFFSDSIIFDGFDATATEWPSGATAGTVTWVVNTGTAPAPSAFTQASGLPAAPGLTAGQFITGFVLNYTGAIDVGATARAGVQIETTAAAAINTGSASIYSNAVDVVGTNAAGTGTATTSADLAVWTPAIEVELSKSIRPSAVYAGGNSIVELTATTPVGTSTVRPDEITITEPGAPGVLPASEYWNAFTPVAIGATAVPQGSILTIEYFDGSGWQSMAGSSGVIDATTSAQMFSGNLDAMLPSGVVPDDVEGLRFSFTDADGFARAMTVKPTIVFEARSELRDGTGTTNVGEPIDSATWTDYENCGAVTANGTLNATSLSDDAAACATATIIPTEGGPGTGPAPLIVDKAMDDATILAQSHDATGSTLTWGVQSAGYDTVTVSDTPNPAAATVANTMFQAFDLTRIDAISPAQDPLIRWDAVHRVELFSATSNAWVDVTGAACSPATNCVGNFPGYTLSAAERADTIGVRLTFVERADRAAIIAASADPLAPPAGSGVANLPRGAYAGASTAGRTIHLDWELRNVVRDDSATTDQWVTALETFNQPDAGVVRNTVGVVATPAVGSPQAASDSADITIVQTPPTVEATKSVTPTTVTIPRPGVAQADYPTATYTTTVQNTSPTNVWQLRLTDPSLCLDAATCAFDVTDVPFVGASYDPSHNPFERLNLTGIDISLSGASGITATEVQLWLRDAAGTLSVSSSYTQAQAEALTASQLQDVVGVTALFTGESTDGGTIAAGARATVTLETQLRQTLRDAETPITAISVPNSVLVGVHDNVLYPSIYNQDITTSPLAIDDGFIAVVAGKSIAPNSAVIAAPSTPVLVDLRARSTGTVAPKILTVQDDAATFWNAFTAVAAHIPTMPAGADRVEIEALVGTTWSGDGATTQALAALPASVDPADIIGVRATFARADGAEFSGTNDVVNLQIETQLRTQLRDGSGAVTTSESSAIMPGETIAGQISNAVGVTATHDALVDNDVADATFTLNAGTARMAIEKTSIGQTAAGKEIPFTLRLRNTGTGYLVNPVVTDVLPADSSLTFVPTDNPVYSTTSGGTLTTDAAQVVRSFDAATGEISFTWPTGARLAPGETYSITLRLEVKPGLAAASVADNGMTVTNDRQLEACAPLNSSNGRAVTLADNTCSTSNVVTVLALGSFSAQKGVKSTAGTASNSVNPSVNCTPDAGGYYRYPCAANSTIGGTDEWKLQLINGGTIGAASLELIDIFPHVGDTGVVDPSPRGSAFAPEFNGDVSFTSTTPGVGFDWYYTTDANVCTADLFPATADCATGDWMPSSSLAAGSGATVTGIKAVFDFSALADGALPPASVLTVNYTTTNMPSSSNSAGRVPLSVPFEDVHAWNSFGYYTTYVSGPNPPSPEEPIKAGIGLFAGSITINKVMEGSEAGRAPQTITAGVECSVFGAPVDMGSVGALTLDAATGYTARIDGIPQGADCIVTEDGMLGWFGEQERNGPQTVTVAHAATAADEVPAAHSATLVNTYTPALLAFTGAQGISALLTVGLVGVLAGAVLLVVRRRRTAR from the coding sequence ATGACCCTGCCCTTGCCCTCTTCACGCCGTCGATCCCCGCGCCTAACCTGGTCGGGGCTAACCCGATCGTTAGCCGCCCTCGCGATCACTGTCCTTGTCGCTGGTTCCGGTTTGGCCACAGCGATGCCAGCGCAGGCCGACGAGCTTGGCAGCGGAGTCTTGAGCCTGTCGAAGACAGCGAGTGCAACGGGAGCTGAACTGCCCGGTGCAACTTTCGTCTACACGCTAGGGTTCGGATGCTCCTCAACGACAACCGGGTGTGTTGACGCCGTCTTGAGCGACGAGATTCCGGCGCCTCTCGAAATTGTCGGTTCCCCACTCGTGGCCGGTGTTGGGTCATCGACCGTCACGGTGACGGGCAATCGGGTTGAAGTGGCATTCGAGGATGCCGTCGCCAATACGGATCCACCGAGCACGGGCCTCGCCGACAGCACGACCGGAACCGTTCAGATCACGGTCAAGGTGCCCGACGATCTCGGCATGTCTTGGGATGGCACCGCCGTAACCAATGACGGCAACCTCGTGGCCGTCAATGCGCTCCCGCGCACAGCCCAAGCAACTGTTCCGCTGCGAGTGCCGACAGTGATCGCGGCGTCTCTGAGCAAGAACTGGACTCCGGCGGCGGCAGAATATGGCCCCGGAAACCTCTCGAACGTTACGTTGACGGTCGCGAACTCCTCAAACATTTCGGCATCCGAACTCACGATCTCCGAGCCGGCATCACCCGCTTCAGCAGCCAGCACCTTCAACTTTTATGACCTGAATGCTCTCGGTGCTGTCACCTTCCCCGAAGGAGCTGACCGCATTCAGGTCGACGCTCTCGTAGGCGGCGTCTGGATGACGGGCAACGCCCAGACGGCGGCAACACTGCCGACCGGAGCTCTGCCCGCCGCCGTCGAAGGGCTGCGATTCACCTTCACGGCAACTACTGGCGCAACCATCGATCCTCGGGGAACTAGCGGCACCGTTCAACTTTCGCTCGCACAACGCCTCGTGAATCGTGCGACCCCGACCGAGGAGCTTGCCGCCGGCGGCAGCAGAGTCAACGTCGCCGGTGCTGCCATCGTCACCCCAGACGGTGGCGCGGACGCACCAGACGCTACCGCTACCCAAGTTGTCGCCCCGCTGACAGCCAGCGTCGCCGTCACGAAGTCCTTTAGCCCCGAGGAAATTCCGGCGGGGGAGAGCACCGTCGCGACGATCGCGGCACGAAATACTTCGACCGGTGCGCTAACGAGTCTCAGCATTTCTGAGCCGAGCACCGCCGGCAGCTTCTTCTCTGACAGCATCATCTTTGACGGCTTCGATGCCACCGCGACTGAGTGGCCATCTGGGGCTACCGCCGGCACCGTCACGTGGGTCGTCAACACGGGCACAGCACCAGCGCCAAGCGCCTTCACGCAAGCTTCGGGTCTTCCCGCAGCACCCGGGCTGACTGCCGGACAGTTCATCACCGGCTTTGTCCTCAACTACACCGGCGCCATCGACGTTGGCGCAACTGCTCGCGCTGGCGTGCAGATTGAAACGACCGCTGCCGCAGCAATAAACACGGGCAGCGCATCCATCTACTCAAACGCCGTCGATGTTGTGGGAACCAACGCGGCCGGCACCGGAACAGCAACAACTAGCGCTGATCTCGCTGTCTGGACGCCAGCAATCGAGGTAGAGCTCAGCAAGAGCATCCGCCCCAGTGCTGTCTACGCCGGGGGCAACAGCATCGTCGAGCTCACGGCAACTACCCCGGTCGGCACCAGCACGGTGCGTCCCGATGAGATCACCATCACCGAGCCGGGCGCCCCCGGCGTGCTTCCCGCTAGCGAATACTGGAACGCATTTACCCCGGTAGCAATCGGTGCCACGGCAGTTCCTCAGGGCTCAATTCTCACCATCGAATACTTTGATGGCAGCGGCTGGCAGAGCATGGCGGGCTCCAGCGGCGTCATTGACGCCACCACGTCAGCTCAGATGTTCTCGGGCAACCTCGACGCCATGCTGCCGTCGGGAGTTGTTCCCGACGATGTGGAAGGCTTGCGCTTCAGCTTTACGGATGCCGATGGCTTCGCCCGGGCGATGACCGTGAAACCGACCATCGTCTTCGAAGCTCGCTCAGAATTACGCGACGGCACAGGAACCACCAACGTTGGCGAACCGATCGACAGCGCAACGTGGACCGACTACGAGAACTGCGGTGCAGTAACCGCTAACGGCACACTCAATGCGACAAGTCTGAGTGATGATGCTGCAGCATGCGCTACCGCGACAATCATCCCGACCGAAGGCGGCCCGGGCACCGGACCGGCACCATTGATCGTCGACAAGGCGATGGATGACGCGACAATTCTGGCGCAGTCTCATGATGCAACGGGAAGCACTCTCACCTGGGGCGTTCAGAGCGCGGGCTATGACACGGTGACAGTGTCAGACACCCCGAACCCTGCCGCCGCAACAGTCGCCAACACGATGTTCCAAGCTTTCGATCTCACTCGAATTGACGCCATCAGCCCCGCGCAGGATCCGTTGATTCGTTGGGATGCTGTGCACCGCGTTGAGCTGTTCAGCGCCACGAGCAACGCCTGGGTTGATGTGACCGGTGCCGCCTGCAGCCCCGCAACCAACTGCGTCGGCAACTTTCCCGGCTACACCCTCAGTGCCGCGGAACGTGCCGACACCATCGGTGTTCGGCTAACTTTCGTCGAGCGAGCAGATCGAGCCGCGATCATCGCGGCCTCCGCCGACCCGCTCGCGCCACCGGCAGGGTCTGGCGTAGCGAACCTCCCTCGCGGGGCGTATGCGGGAGCATCCACAGCCGGACGAACAATTCATCTCGACTGGGAACTTCGCAATGTTGTACGAGACGACTCAGCGACGACTGACCAGTGGGTCACGGCCCTAGAAACCTTCAACCAGCCGGATGCCGGAGTGGTGCGCAACACGGTTGGCGTCGTTGCGACGCCTGCTGTGGGTTCCCCTCAGGCGGCATCCGATTCTGCTGACATTACTATCGTGCAAACACCACCAACGGTAGAGGCAACGAAGTCAGTAACCCCTACGACCGTGACAATTCCCCGCCCGGGCGTTGCTCAAGCTGACTACCCGACCGCCACCTACACAACGACGGTGCAGAACACGTCACCAACCAACGTCTGGCAGTTACGTCTGACTGACCCGTCGCTCTGCCTAGACGCCGCGACATGCGCGTTCGACGTCACCGACGTTCCCTTTGTCGGGGCCAGCTACGACCCCAGCCACAATCCCTTCGAGCGGCTCAATCTGACAGGGATCGACATCAGCCTGTCTGGTGCTTCCGGAATCACGGCAACAGAAGTGCAGCTCTGGCTTCGAGATGCAGCAGGAACTCTGAGCGTCAGCAGCAGCTATACGCAGGCCCAAGCGGAAGCACTCACCGCAAGCCAGCTTCAGGACGTCGTTGGCGTGACAGCGCTGTTCACCGGAGAGAGCACCGATGGCGGCACCATCGCCGCAGGGGCGCGGGCTACCGTCACCCTCGAGACTCAGCTTCGTCAGACACTGCGTGACGCGGAAACACCCATCACGGCGATCAGCGTTCCCAACTCTGTTCTTGTCGGAGTGCACGACAACGTTCTCTACCCGAGCATTTACAACCAAGACATCACCACGAGTCCGCTCGCGATTGATGACGGGTTCATCGCTGTGGTCGCCGGAAAATCGATCGCCCCCAACAGTGCGGTCATCGCGGCGCCGAGCACGCCCGTTCTCGTCGACCTGCGGGCACGCTCGACAGGAACGGTCGCCCCCAAAATCCTGACAGTTCAGGATGACGCCGCAACATTCTGGAACGCGTTCACCGCCGTTGCTGCCCACATCCCCACCATGCCCGCCGGGGCTGATCGCGTGGAAATCGAGGCCCTGGTCGGAACAACGTGGAGCGGCGATGGTGCGACGACTCAGGCGCTCGCGGCTCTTCCGGCCAGCGTTGATCCTGCCGACATTATTGGCGTGCGTGCAACCTTCGCCCGCGCTGATGGAGCCGAGTTCTCCGGCACCAACGATGTCGTAAATCTGCAGATCGAAACCCAGCTGCGCACTCAACTGCGCGACGGTTCTGGGGCAGTCACGACATCCGAGAGTTCGGCGATCATGCCGGGCGAAACCATTGCCGGACAGATCTCCAACGCTGTCGGAGTGACGGCAACGCACGATGCTCTCGTAGATAACGATGTTGCGGACGCAACGTTCACGCTGAACGCGGGCACGGCTCGGATGGCAATTGAAAAGACGTCGATCGGTCAAACTGCAGCCGGAAAAGAGATTCCGTTCACTCTGCGCCTGCGCAATACCGGAACCGGATACCTCGTGAACCCGGTCGTGACCGACGTTCTTCCTGCGGATAGCTCGCTGACGTTTGTGCCAACGGACAACCCCGTCTATTCCACCACTAGCGGGGGAACCCTCACCACTGATGCCGCCCAGGTCGTGCGAAGCTTCGATGCGGCCACCGGAGAAATTAGCTTCACGTGGCCGACGGGCGCTCGACTTGCTCCCGGCGAAACCTACTCCATCACCCTGCGGCTCGAAGTGAAGCCAGGACTAGCAGCAGCATCTGTCGCGGACAACGGAATGACTGTCACCAATGACCGTCAACTCGAGGCGTGTGCTCCGTTGAACAGCAGCAACGGTCGCGCCGTCACCCTCGCTGACAACACGTGCTCGACGAGCAACGTCGTCACCGTTCTGGCGCTTGGTTCGTTCTCAGCCCAGAAGGGCGTGAAATCGACAGCCGGAACCGCGTCTAACTCCGTAAACCCGAGTGTGAACTGCACGCCGGATGCTGGCGGCTACTACCGCTACCCCTGCGCCGCAAACAGCACGATCGGGGGAACCGACGAGTGGAAGCTGCAGCTCATCAACGGCGGAACGATCGGTGCAGCCTCGCTTGAGCTCATCGATATCTTCCCTCACGTCGGTGATACCGGCGTCGTTGACCCGTCACCGCGAGGGTCGGCATTTGCCCCTGAGTTCAACGGCGATGTGAGCTTCACGAGCACGACTCCTGGAGTCGGATTCGACTGGTACTACACGACCGATGCGAACGTCTGCACGGCCGACCTCTTTCCTGCCACCGCAGACTGTGCAACCGGAGACTGGATGCCCTCGAGCAGCCTCGCCGCCGGAAGCGGAGCGACGGTCACCGGAATCAAGGCGGTGTTCGATTTCAGTGCCCTTGCGGACGGTGCACTGCCACCAGCATCCGTTCTCACCGTGAACTACACGACGACGAACATGCCGAGCAGCTCGAACTCCGCTGGCCGAGTGCCCCTGAGCGTGCCCTTCGAAGATGTGCACGCGTGGAACTCCTTCGGGTACTACACGACCTACGTGTCTGGGCCGAACCCGCCATCGCCGGAAGAGCCCATCAAGGCAGGGATCGGCCTGTTCGCCGGCTCGATCACCATCAACAAGGTCATGGAAGGATCTGAGGCTGGCCGTGCGCCCCAGACGATTACCGCCGGGGTCGAGTGCAGCGTGTTCGGAGCCCCCGTGGACATGGGCTCGGTTGGAGCGCTGACTCTCGACGCTGCCACCGGGTACACCGCCAGAATCGACGGTATTCCGCAGGGAGCTGACTGCATCGTTACCGAAGATGGAATGCTCGGATGGTTTGGCGAGCAGGAGCGCAATGGGCCCCAAACGGTGACGGTTGCGCACGCTGCCACAGCCGCGGATGAGGTACCCGCCGCACACAGCGCCACACTGGTGAACACCTACACACCAGCACTGCTGGCATTCACTGGCGCTCAAGGAATCAGTGCGCTGCTCACCGTCGGTCTTGTCGGTGTGCTTGCCGGAGCGGTTCTCTTGGTGGTGAGGCGGAGAAGAACTGCACGCTGA